A genomic window from Diorhabda sublineata isolate icDioSubl1.1 chromosome 8, icDioSubl1.1, whole genome shotgun sequence includes:
- the LOC130447440 gene encoding cytochrome P450 4V2-like codes for MMIILLIITAVVIITMIAQFYWSKRHIYRAVANMEGPKGLPIIGNALEFFCATEDIHDRLKIIFANVRQNPMRIWLGTHLLIALKNPVHLEKIMSSQKFSYKHELYKFLESLSGDGLVAASGLNPKYRVHRRIIQPMIDIKFVKSVLHILNEQSQNCMTKMEKFIDGDNFDVVKVIGPCSVVIMCEILLGRKLDMESANHKHICHSIPRLLHIGITRMLKIWLHPDFIYNWHPLKKEQDKTLETLHKFINEAIIDSYNRRKMKETEKQFVPVIDSMTEFVDNYPDMLNAEDLRIQLLTLLSASEDTFSIITSFSIICFGMYPEYQTKAAEEIQKLIGEESRDITLEDIYGLVYLDMCVKDIMRLFPIAPVILRKNFEDYHLDKWIIPEGAAIAIPIYFLHRDPMYWANPEHFHPDHFLPEFVQKRHPYTYLPFSAGPRGCIAKTMANIQIKLFLVKFLQLYEVEANGKVPDLKLRTDISVRPKNGYNCKIKRRLWKSK; via the exons ATGAT gatTATTCTGCTTATTATTACGGCTGTTGTAATAATAACCATGATTGCTCAGTTTTATTGGTCCAAAAGACATATTTACAGAGCTGTAGCTAATATGGAAGGACCGAAAGGTTTGCCAATTATTGGAAATGCCCTTGAATTTTTTTGCGCCACTGAAG ATATTCATGACaggttaaaaattatatttgctaACGTACGACAAAATCCAATGAGGATATGGTTAGGTACTCATCTATTAATCGCATTGAAAAACCCTGTCCACTTGGAG aagatAATGTCGTctcaaaaattttcttacaaacaTGAACTGtacaaatttttggaatcaCTGAGTGGTGATGGCTTGGTCGCTGCTTCCG gatTGAATCCAAAATATAGAGTCCATAGGAGAATTATTCAACCCatgattgatataaaatttgtaaaaagtgTTCTTCATATTTTGAACGAACAATCACAAAATTGTATGACGAAAATGGAGAAGTTTATTGATGGTGATAATTTTGATGTCGTTAAAGTGATCGGGCCCTGTTCTGTGGTGATAATGTGTG AAATTCTATTGGGTCGAAAACTTGACATGGAATCTGCCAATCACAAACATATTTGCCATTCAATACCGAG ATTATTGCATATTGGAATTACTAGAATGTTAAAAATATGGTTGCATCCagatttcatatataattgGCATCCGTTGAAAAAGGAACAGGATAAAACTTTGGAAACGTTACATAAGTTTATAAACGAG GCCATTATCGATTCGTATaacagaagaaaaatgaagGAAACGGAAAAACAGTTCGTACCCGTAATCGATAGTATGACAGAATTCGTTGATAACTATCCGGATATGCTCAATGCCGAAGATCTACGGATCCAGTTACTTACTTTATTGTCTGCG TCGGAagatacattttcaattataacatcgttttcaataatttgtttcgGAATGTATCCGGAATACCAG ACGAAAGCAGCtgaagaaattcaaaaattaattggcGAAGAGTCACGTGATATCACTTTAGAAGATATTTACGGTTTAGTATATTTGGATATGTGTGTCAAAGATATTATGAGACTTTTTCCGATAGCCCCAGTGATTTTAAGAAAGAATTTTGAGGATTATCATTTAG aTAAATGGATTATACCAGAAGGAGCTGCCATCGCTATTcccatatattttttacataggGACCCAATGTATTGGGCGAATCCGGAACATTTCCATCCCGATCATTTTTTACCAGAGTTCGTACAGAAAAGACACCCATATACATATTTACCTTTCAGTGCAGGGCCAAGGGGGTGtattg CTAAAACTATGGCTAACAtacaaataaagttatttttggtaaaatttttgCAATTATACGAGGTGGAAGCGAATGGTAAGGTTCCCGATTTGAAATTACGTACTGACATATCGGTACGACCTAAAAATGGTTATAACTGCAAAATAAAGCGGCGATTATggaaaagtaaataa
- the LOC130447495 gene encoding trace amine-associated receptor 3-like isoform X1: protein MKSLFFSIFLILSTVVGLLINGYILMVIILTKQIKSANHILLFHLGTIDICIGIIFLVFFIPGAHGKEWESAGLPCLFHGFIFTFLQPLALWTICGLNCDRFYIICVPLHYNRIITSKKVLIALGVVWTTSLILSTPPFFEITPFTFTPRLGACQPERSTGSGILWYSIIYTTFSLFLPAFFIIFSNVKIFIIARYHRHRIASAIFQVAISAQVAITHQKNPLSMSLEQIASPPSGPKFHSALYTLLQIVGSFFILYLPYYFVILWEAVVDSFYNSDGNKALNSIFYTISSSLLLFTVPVNGFLYGVKSKQLRQVFKNYWRKKQTAHDLNQEIQARTPSVCGSRRPSLLINSKNMLADVNKILKSPLKGQNNSNTLQVPSSYNQEVSLVTEDEIYRKLQSNSSGSRYRFLHSIFGGSKKNHNVSNMYIPLKSTFQNAREKKSPTILLTKASSEKSVSSTDSDIKICEPLLDKDNQSNCVKMKKRKCHILESSTFKPLTTDVTSFNEETSNRPQTSTYQD from the exons ATGAAATcgttatttttttcgatatttctaaTATTGTCGACAGTAGTCGGTTTGCTAATAAATGGGTACATTTTGATGGtgataattttaacaaaacaa attaaatCGGCCAACCATATACTTCTTTTCCACTTAGGTACAATCGATATTTGTATAGGAATTATATTTCTAGTATTTTTCATACCGGGAGCACACGGTAAAGAATGGGAGTCCGCTGGGTTGCCATGTCTGTTTCATGGATTTATCTTCACTTTCTTACAACCTTTGGCTCTATGGACGATATGCGGATTGAATTGTGATAGATTCTATATAATATGTGTACCGCTACATTACAATCGAATCATTACGTCTAAAAAG GTTTTAATAGCTTTAGGTGTTGTTTGGACGACATCTCTCATTCTAAGTACGccacctttttttgaaataactccGTTTACTTTTACACCCCGTTTGGGTGCTTGTCAACCGGAAAGATCAACAGGAAGCGGAATTCTATggtattcaattatatatacgactttttcattattcttacCGGCgttcttcattatattttccAATGTCAAG ATATTTATCATAGCTCGCTACCATAGACATAGAATAGCCTCCGCAATATTCCAAGTGGCAATTTCAGCGCAGGTAGCTATAACTCACCAAAAAAACCCCTTATCTATGTCTTTAGAACAAATAGCGTCGCCGCCGTCAGGGCCGAAGTTCCACAGCGCCCTGTATACTCTTCTTCAAATAGTCGGTTCATTTTTCATACTTTATCTACCGTattatttcgttattttatGGGAGGCTGTCGTAGATTCGTTCTACAATAG cGACGGTAACAAAGCGTTGAATTCCATTTTTTACACGATCTCTTCGAGTCTGTTATTATTCACAGTGCCGGTGAACGGTTTCCTATATGGTGTGAAAAGTAAACAGTTGCGGCAAGTTTTCAAAAACTACTGGAGGAAAAAGCAAACGGCGCACGATTTGAACCAAGAAATCCAAGCTAGAACACCCTCAGTTTGCGGCAGTCGACGCCCTTCACTTTtgattaattcgaaaaatatgtTAGCAGatgtcaataaaatattgaaatcgcCGTTGAAAGGACAAAACAATTCGAACACGTTGCAG GTGCCAAGTAGTTATAATCAAGAAGTATCACTAGTAACGGAAGATGAAATTTACCGTAAATTACAATCTAATAGTTCTGGCTCAAGATATAGATTTCTACACAGTATTTTTGGCGGTAGTAAGAAGAATCATAATGTGTCAAATATGTATATACCTCTAAAATCTACCTTTCAAAATGCGAGAGAGAAAAAATCACCAACTATTTTATTAACGAAGGCTTCTTCGGAAAAAAGTGTGTCTAGCACCGATAGCGATATTAAAATATGTGAACCATTGCTGGACAAGGATAATCAGTCGAATTGTGTTAAG ATGAAGAAGAGGAAGTGTCATATCTTAGAATCGAGCACCTTCAAGCCCCTAACTACAGACGTAACTAGCTTTAACGAAGAAACTAGCAACCGACCTCAAACTTCTACATATCAAGATTGA
- the LOC130447495 gene encoding uncharacterized protein LOC130447495 isoform X2 — MKSLFFSIFLILSTVVGLLINGYILMVIILTKQVLIALGVVWTTSLILSTPPFFEITPFTFTPRLGACQPERSTGSGILWYSIIYTTFSLFLPAFFIIFSNVKIFIIARYHRHRIASAIFQVAISAQVAITHQKNPLSMSLEQIASPPSGPKFHSALYTLLQIVGSFFILYLPYYFVILWEAVVDSFYNSDGNKALNSIFYTISSSLLLFTVPVNGFLYGVKSKQLRQVFKNYWRKKQTAHDLNQEIQARTPSVCGSRRPSLLINSKNMLADVNKILKSPLKGQNNSNTLQVPSSYNQEVSLVTEDEIYRKLQSNSSGSRYRFLHSIFGGSKKNHNVSNMYIPLKSTFQNAREKKSPTILLTKASSEKSVSSTDSDIKICEPLLDKDNQSNCVKMKKRKCHILESSTFKPLTTDVTSFNEETSNRPQTSTYQD, encoded by the exons ATGAAATcgttatttttttcgatatttctaaTATTGTCGACAGTAGTCGGTTTGCTAATAAATGGGTACATTTTGATGGtgataattttaacaaaacaa GTTTTAATAGCTTTAGGTGTTGTTTGGACGACATCTCTCATTCTAAGTACGccacctttttttgaaataactccGTTTACTTTTACACCCCGTTTGGGTGCTTGTCAACCGGAAAGATCAACAGGAAGCGGAATTCTATggtattcaattatatatacgactttttcattattcttacCGGCgttcttcattatattttccAATGTCAAG ATATTTATCATAGCTCGCTACCATAGACATAGAATAGCCTCCGCAATATTCCAAGTGGCAATTTCAGCGCAGGTAGCTATAACTCACCAAAAAAACCCCTTATCTATGTCTTTAGAACAAATAGCGTCGCCGCCGTCAGGGCCGAAGTTCCACAGCGCCCTGTATACTCTTCTTCAAATAGTCGGTTCATTTTTCATACTTTATCTACCGTattatttcgttattttatGGGAGGCTGTCGTAGATTCGTTCTACAATAG cGACGGTAACAAAGCGTTGAATTCCATTTTTTACACGATCTCTTCGAGTCTGTTATTATTCACAGTGCCGGTGAACGGTTTCCTATATGGTGTGAAAAGTAAACAGTTGCGGCAAGTTTTCAAAAACTACTGGAGGAAAAAGCAAACGGCGCACGATTTGAACCAAGAAATCCAAGCTAGAACACCCTCAGTTTGCGGCAGTCGACGCCCTTCACTTTtgattaattcgaaaaatatgtTAGCAGatgtcaataaaatattgaaatcgcCGTTGAAAGGACAAAACAATTCGAACACGTTGCAG GTGCCAAGTAGTTATAATCAAGAAGTATCACTAGTAACGGAAGATGAAATTTACCGTAAATTACAATCTAATAGTTCTGGCTCAAGATATAGATTTCTACACAGTATTTTTGGCGGTAGTAAGAAGAATCATAATGTGTCAAATATGTATATACCTCTAAAATCTACCTTTCAAAATGCGAGAGAGAAAAAATCACCAACTATTTTATTAACGAAGGCTTCTTCGGAAAAAAGTGTGTCTAGCACCGATAGCGATATTAAAATATGTGAACCATTGCTGGACAAGGATAATCAGTCGAATTGTGTTAAG ATGAAGAAGAGGAAGTGTCATATCTTAGAATCGAGCACCTTCAAGCCCCTAACTACAGACGTAACTAGCTTTAACGAAGAAACTAGCAACCGACCTCAAACTTCTACATATCAAGATTGA